A genomic window from Ananas comosus cultivar F153 linkage group 22, ASM154086v1, whole genome shotgun sequence includes:
- the LOC109727121 gene encoding LOW QUALITY PROTEIN: uncharacterized protein LOC109727121 (The sequence of the model RefSeq protein was modified relative to this genomic sequence to represent the inferred CDS: deleted 2 bases in 1 codon; substituted 1 base at 1 genomic stop codon), protein MGVGVEAGRVRRRRRPWRGRGAGVAHCPRRSALVADERPPPAHALADAHAAHARSLRSVGAALHALLRSPFPSPHSSSLPLPPHRKLDHPPPPPPPLNPLLPSSPSSSHLHFHSSDSDSDSESAPVAPSFVNLSYARNHPAPASSAAQFPSSNYQFPPPSSDFYPPYSYPYTSDGAAGAFFGPSYPLPPPPSTAAAAAAAAGSGSPSSSKEPPPPPSPPRGSSWDFLNPFESYDSYYAAANASGRSSRRVREEEGIPELEDDRRDVVTGTNGELKRSSVSSSGKAAVAEDDGASIKRGGGSGSSSSSSGTCSLEREDRAAEKSAAGXGGERRSAVGLGAGRTYGDDSEVAQEIKAQFERASESADRVSKMLEVGKLPYHHKHSSYKVSAKMICGLPALSASTDEDLYHFEEDKAMDCGNLSSTLQKLHMWENKLLEEVKDEEKMRVLYTTKCEEMKHLVDRGAEAQKIEAIQSSLRKLSMRIRIAIQVIDHISKQISRLRDEELWPQTFELVQGLTKMWGMMSECHCTQLQAISQAKNLLSIISGGRLTDAHMTAIRQLELELLEWIINFSSWVSAQRSFVKALNGWLVKGLNYVPEVTEDGVPPFSPGRLGAPPIFVISNHWSQIMDRISEIEAVEAMQVCASIVFNLWEQHNSAQRQDSIANRDTDRARRIMDKERQFMHKAIEAQSRKMLHISGQSGAPLAEPVAGPGGEMRSLQSSLSQIFEAMESFTAISTKAYEELHARAEEEKEKLARENAIGPSSSSRT, encoded by the exons atggGTGTGGGTGTCGAAGCAGGGCGGgtgaggaggaggcggaggccgtGGCGGGGGCGCGGCGCGGGGGTGGCGCACTGCCCGCGCCGCAGCGCGCTGGTCGCCGACGAGCGACCGCCACCGGCTCACGCCCTCGCCGACGCCCACGCCGCCCACGCGCGCTCCCTCCGCTCCGTCGGCGCCGCGCTCCACGCCCTCCTCCGctcccccttcccctccccccactcctcctctctccccctcccccctcaCCGCAAGCTCGAccaccccccaccccctcctcctcctcttaaccccctcctcccctcctccccctcctcctcccaccTCCATTTCCACTcctccgattccgattccgattccgaatCTGCCCCGGTCGCCCCCTCCTTCGTCAACCTCAGCTACGCCCGCAACCACCCCGcccccgcctcctccgccgcccaaTTCCCTTCCTCCAACTACCAATTCCCGCCCCCAAGCTCCGATTTTTACCCCCCCTACTCCTACCCTTATACGAGCGACGGAGCCGCAGGGGCCTTCTTTGGGCCCTCTTaccccctcccccctcctccctcaacggcggcggcggcggcggcggcggccggttCGGGCTCTCCGTCGTCGTCCAAAgagcccccgccgccgccttcgccgCCGAGAGGCTCCTCCTGGGACTTCCTCAACCCCTTCGAGTCCTACGATAGCTACTACGCCGCGGCGAACGCCTCTGGCCGGAGCTCGAGGCGGGTGAGGGAGGAGGAAGGGATCCCCGAGCTCGAAGACGATCGGCGCGACGTTGTTACAGGAACGAATGGGGAGCTAAAGAGGTCATCGGTTTCGTCCTCTGGTAAAGCGGCTGTAGCGGAGGACGACGGTGCGTCGATTAAGAGGGGTGGTGGtagtggcagcagcagcagcagcagtggcactTGTAGCTTGGAGCGCGAAGATCGTGCGGCGGAGAAGAGTGCGGCGGGT TGAGGAGGGGAGAGGCGGAGCGCGGTCGGGCTCGGCGCGGGCCGGACGTACGGTGATGATTCGGAGGTGGCGCAGGAGATTAAGGCCCAGTTCGAGAGGGCGTCGGAGTCGGCCGATCGAGTTTCCAAGATGCTTGAAGTGGGAAAGCTCCCTTACCATCACAAGCATTCTTCCTATAAAG tGTCAGCAAAGATGATTTGCGGGTTACCGGCTCTCTCCGCTTCTACGGACGAGGACTTGTATCATTTCGAAGAAGACAAGGCGATGGATTGCGGTAACCTCTCTTCAACATTGCAGAAGCTGCACATGTGGGAGAACAAGCTTCTTGAGGAAGTAAAG GATGAGGAGAAGATGAGGGTGCTCTACACTACAAAATGTGAGGAAATGAAGCACCTCGTTGATAGAGGCGCAGAGGCCCAAAAGATTGAGGCGATCCAGAGTTCCCTTAGGAAGTTATCCATGAGGATAAGAATAGCCATTCAGGTTATTGATCATATTTCGAAGCAGATCAGTAGGCTAAGAGATGAAGAGTTATGGCCGCAGACGTTTGAGCTAGTCCAAGG ATTAACGAAAATGTGGGGAATGATGTCAGAATGCCACTGTACTCAACTCCAAGCCATCTCGCAAGCCAAAAACTTACTTTCTATTATATCTGGAGGCAGGCTCACTGATGCCCACATGACAGCAATTAGGCAGCTTGAGCTTGAGCTTCTGGAATGGATTATTAACTTCTCCAGTTGGGTAAGTGCTCAGAGGAGCTTTGTGAAAGCACTTAACGGTTGGCTTGTGAAAGGGCTCAATTACGTACCTGAGGTAACCGAAGATGGTGTTCCTCCATTTTCTCCAGGTCGATTGGGAGCGCCTCCTATCTTTGTAATATCTAATCATTGGTCACAGATTATGGATAGGATATCCGAGATAGAAGCAGTCGAAGCTATGCAGGTTTGTGCATCCATTGTTTTTAACTTATGGGAGCAACATAATTCAGCGCAGCGCCAGGATTCGATTGCGAATAGGGATACTGATAGAGCCCGTAGAATAATGGATAAGGAGCGGCAATTCATGCACAAGGCAATTGAGGCACAAAGTAGGAAAATGTTACACATATCGGGTCAGAGTGGTGCGCCCTTAGCCGAACCGGTGGCAGGCCCGGGGGGTGAGATGAGGAGTTTGCAGTCTAGCTTAAGTCAAATATTCGAAGCCATGGAAAGTTTTACTGCTATTTCCACGAAAGCGTATGAAGAATTACACGCCCGTGCagaggaagaaaaggagaagcTGGCGAGAGAGAATGCAATAGGTCCCTCAAGTTCATCTAGGACTTAA
- the LOC109727377 gene encoding ATP-dependent zinc metalloprotease FTSH 1, chloroplastic — protein MACSTSHHLLSSATTTTTLYGSQLNPRPRTNPLLLLPRRPRSAKSCLLPPRNPKPISQDHPSSGKNLTFGSAVATFLLTHGALLSPAMAEDSAPAPAPALEQSPPAQFEAAAKEPSASQANPFAQALLTAPKPQSSSSSSDLPEGSQWRYSEFLSAVRRGKVERVRFSKDGSTLQLTAVDGRRAAVVVPNDPDLIDILAMNGVDISVSEGDSGNGLFNLIGNLLFPFLAFAGLFFLFRRAQGGPGAGPGGLGGPMDFGRSKSKFQEVPDTGVTFADVAGADQAKLELQEVVDFLKNPDKYTALGAKIPKGCLLVGPPGTGKTLLARAVAGEAGVPFFSCAASEFVELFVGVGASRVRDLFEKAKSKAPCIVFIDEIDAVGRQRGAGLGGGNDEREQTINQLLTEMDGFSGNSGVIVLAATNRPDVLDSALLRPGRFDRQVTVDRPDVAGRVKILQVHSRGKALAKDVDFEKIARRTPGFTGADLQNLMNEAAILAARRDLKEISKDEISDALERIIAGPEKKNAVVSEEKKKLVAYHEAGHALVGALMPEYDPVAKISIIPRGQAGGLTFFAPSEERLESGLYSRSYLENQMAVALGGRVAEEVIFGEENVTTGASNDFMQVSRVARQMVERFGFSKKIGQIAIGGPGGNPFLGQQMSPQKDYSMATADVVDAEVRDLVEKAYSRAKHIINTHIDILHKLAQLLIEKETVDGEEFMSLFIDGQAELFVG, from the exons ATGGCGTGTTCTACATCCCACcacctcctctcctccgccaccaccaccacaacctTGTATGGCTCCCAACTCAACCCGAGACCCCGCACAaaccctcttctcctcctccctaGAAGACCCAGATCCGCCAAATCCTGCCTCCTCCCTCcccgaaacccaaaacccatCTCCCAAGACCACCCAAGCTCCGGTAAAAATCTCACCTTTGGCTCCGCCGTGGCCACCTTCCTCCTCACCCACGGGGCCCTGCTCTCCCCGGCCATGGCCGAGGACTCGgccccggcgccggcgccggcgctgGAGCAGAGCCCTCCGGCGCAATTCGAGGCCGCGGCGAAGGAGCCGAGCGCTTCGCAGGCGAACCCCTTCGCCCAGGCCCTGCTCACGGCGCCGAAGCCGCAGagctcgtcgtcgtcctccgacCTCCCCGAGGGCTCCCAATGGCGGTACAGCGAGTTCCTGAGCGCGGTGCGGAGGGGGAAGGTGGAGCGCGTGCGGTTCAGCAAGGACGGGTCCACGCTCCAGCTCACGGCCGTGGACGGGCGCCGCGCCGCCGTGGTGGTGCCCAACGACCCCGACCTGATCGACATCCTCGCCATGAACGGCGTCGACATCTCCGTCTCCGAGGGCGACTCCGGCAACGGCCTCTTCAACCTCATCGGCAACCTCCTCTTCCCCTTCCTCGCCTTCGCCggcctcttcttcctcttccgccGCGCCCAGGGCGGCCCCGGCGCCGGCCCCGGCGGCCTCGGCGGCCCCATGGACTTCGGCCGCTCCAAGTCCAAGTTCCAGGAGGTCCCCGACACCGGCGTCACCTTCGCCGACGTCGCCGGCGCCGACCAGGCCAAGCTCGAGCTCCAGGAGGTCGTCGACTTCCTGAAGAACCCCGACAAGTACACCGCCCTCGGCGCCAAGATCCCCAAGGGCTGCCTCCTCGTCGGCCCCCCCGGCACCGGCAAGACCCTGCTCGcccgcgccgtcgccggcgAGGCCGGCGTCCCCTTCTTCTCCTGCGCCGCCTCCGAATTCGTCGAGCTCTTCGTCGGCGTCGGCGCCTCCCGCGTCCGGGACCTCTTCGAGAAGGCCAAGTCCAAGGCCCCCTGCATCGTCTTCATCGACGAGATCGACGCCGTCGGCCGCCAGCGCGGGGCGGGGCTCGGCGGCGGCAACGACGAGCGCGAGCAGACCATCAACCAGCTCCTCACTGAGATGGATGGCTTCTCGGGGAACAGCGGGGTCATCGTTTTGGCCGCCACCAATCGCCCCGACGTGCTCGATTCCGCCCTGTTGCGCCCGGGCCGATTCGATCGCCAGGTTACCGTCGATCGGCCCGATGTCGCCGGGAGAGTCAAGATCCTGCAG GTTCACTCCCGAGGGAAAGCACTGGCGAAGGATGTTGACTTTGAGAAGATCGCAAGAAGAACACCTGGCTTCACCGGGGCTGATCTGCAAAACCTGATGAACGAAGCAGCTATTCTTGCCGCCAGACGCGACCTTAAGGAGATTAGTAAGGATGAGATCTCTGACGCCCTTGAGCGGATAATCGCTGGGCCGGAGAAGAAAAATGCAGTCGTCtcagaggagaagaagaaactaGTAGCATATCATG AGGCCGGCCATGCCCTCGTGGGCGCGCTCATGCCGGAGTACGATCCGGTTGCTAAGATTTCCATTATTCCTCGAGGTCAAGCTGGCGGGCTCACTTTCTTTGCTCCTAGCGAAGAGAGGCTCGAGTCTGGACTATACAGCAGGAGCTATCTGGAGAACCAGATGGCTGTCGCCCTCGGTGGAAG GGTAGCGGAAGAGGTGATCTTCGGCGAAGAGAATGTGACGACTGGAGCTTCTAACGACTTTATGCAGGTTTCGCGTGTGGCAAGACAAATGGTTGAAAGATTTGGGTTCAGTAAAAAGATTGGGCAGATTGCGATAGGTGGGCCTGGTGGAAATCCATTCTTGGGCCAGCAG ATGTCACCGCAAAAGGACTATTCCATGGCTACTGCCGATGTGGTCGACGCCGAGGTGAGGGACCTTGTGGAGAAGGCTTATTCCAGGGCCAAGCACATCATCAACACCCACATAGATATCCTGCACAAGCTTGCACAGCTGCTTATTGAGAAGGAGACTGTAGATGGGGAGGAGTTCATGAGCTTGTTCATTGATGGCCAAGCAGAGCTATTTGTTGGATGA
- the LOC109727001 gene encoding uncharacterized protein LOC109727001: MAQEQVPVMITAAAGNEAEWELIQAKEDQPKSDFVASKLRCDSSDSDSKSGSDLNSQSNKKKDLKGKSKVEDLKEKIRKKISAKKEQRRKKTLERNSSKSGLVSASASPPTVDPDSAKKRGKKEIAKSAHMKGLDKLECKSSDSDSNSKSDDDSKSGSDSDTKSNHSGLKSDSESKPTLVKKIGNKAIIRTTHVEGLDKLKCKKSSDSSSKSDDSSKSDSDSKSSDDSPSSPSSKSDDSPSSPSSKSDDSPSSPSSKSDSDSDSKSSDSKSSDSGLKSNSESKLIAYTKEMTGTAHIEGLDKLECKSSDSDSNSKSDDDSKSGSGSDSDAKSNDSGLKAGSKSKSSAIQAKKKGKKEMTGAAHIEGLDKLKCKSSDSDSSSKSNDSDSDAKSNDSGLKSGSKSKSSMAKKKGKKVMTGTAHIEGLDKLKCKSSDSDSSSKSGDDSSSKSNSDSDAKSNDSGLKSGSKSKSGAVKKIRKKKITGAAHVEGLDKLECKKSDSDSNSKSSDDSSSKSDSNSDSDKKSNHSGLKSDSEPKSSEVIILSN, from the exons ATGGCTCAAGAGCAGGTTCCAGTCATGATCACTGCTGCTGCAGGAAATGAGGCTGAGTGGGAGCTGATTCAAGCAAAAGAAGATCAGCCAAAGTCGGATTTCGTTGCTTCCAAGCTTCGGTGCGATAGCTCCGACTCGGATTCGAAGTCTGGTTCTGATTTGAACTCG CaatcaaataagaaaaaagatttgaaaGGCAAATCAAAAGTGGAGGATCTGAAAGAGAAAATCAGAAAGAAGATAAGTGCGAAAAAAGAGCAAAGAAGGAAGAAAACGCTCGAACGCAACAGCTCTAAATCCGGTTTAGTTTCTGCTTCTGCCTCACCCCCTACGGTCGATCCTGACTCG GCAAAGAAGAGGGGAAAGAAAGAGATCGCAAAGAGTGCTCACATGAAAGGACTTGACAAGCTGGAATGTAAAAGCTCCGACTCAGATTCAAACTCAAAGTCGGATGATGATTCTAAATCCGGTTCTGATTCTGATACGAAATCTAATCATTCTGGGTTGAAATCTGATTCGGAATCTAAGCCTACTctg GTAAAAAAGATAGGAAACAAAGCGATTATAAGGACTACTCATGTAGAGGGACTAGATAAGCTGAAATGTAAAAAGTCCTCGGATTCAAGCTCCAAGTCTGATGATTCTTCAAAATCCGATTCGGACTCAAAGTCAAGTGATGACTCTCCTTCGTCTCCTTCTTCGAAATCCGATgactctccttcttctccttcttcgaaATCTGATgactctccttcttctccttcttcgaaatctgattctgattcagATTCGAAATCATCAGATTCGAAATCATCAGATTCTGGTTTGAAATCTAACTCAGAATCTAAATTGATTGcg TATACGAAAGAGATGACGGGAACTGCTCATATAGAGGGACTTGACAAGCTCGAATGTAAAAGCTCGGACTCGGATTCAAACTCAAAGTCGGATGATGATTCTAAATCCGGTTCTGGTTCTGATTCTGACGCGAAATCTAATGATTCTGGTTTAAAAGCCGGTTCAAAATCTAAATCCAGCGCg ATACAGgcaaagaaaaagggaaagaaagagatgaCAGGAGCCGCGCATATAGAGGGACTTGACAAGCTCAAATGTAAAAGCTCGGACTCAGATTCGAGCTCAAAGTCGAACGATTCTGATTCTGATGCAAAATCTAATGATTCTGGTTTGAAATCTGGCTCGAAATCTAAATCTAGCAtg gcaaagaaaaagggaaagaaagtgATGACAGGAACTGCTCATATTGAGGGACTTGACAAACTCAAATGTAAAAGCTCGGACTCGGATTCAAGCTCAAAGTCTGGCGATGATTCTTCTTCTAAATCTAATTCTGATTCTGACGCAAAATCTAACGATTCTGGTTTGAAATCTGGCTCAAAATCTAAATCCGGCGCG gtaaaaaaaatacGAAAGAAAAAGATCACAGGGGCTGCTCATGTGGAGGGACTTGATAAGCTGGAATGTAAAAAGTCTGACtcagattcaaattcaaagtcGAGTGATGATTCTTCTTCCAAATCTGATTCCAATTCAGATTCTGATAAGAAATCTAATCATTCTGGTTTGAAATCAGACTCGGAACCAAAATCTAGTGAggtaattatattatctaattga